The window AGAGCTCTATGTTACTGCTCAACAAGCATTACAGAGTGGTAGCTGGACAACAGCTATCGAACGTTTAGAGACTTTAGACTCGCGTTATCCTTTTGGAGCGTACTCTGAACAAGTCCAATTAGACCTCATTTATGCTTACTACAAAAATGATGATTTGGCTTTAGGTGAAGCGACAATTGCACGTTTCAACCGTCTAAACCCAGCTCATGAGAAGTCTGACTGGGTGCTTTATATGCGCGGATTAACGCAAATGGCACAAGATCGCAGCTTCATGCATGATATTTTTAGTATCGATCGCCATGACCGAGATCCTGAACCAGCACGTAAAGCCTTCCGTGACTTTAAACGTTTGTTAGATCGATACCCTAATAGTCAATATGCCGCAGATGCTAAAGCTCGGATGATTTTCATTAAGAATCGTCTTGCTGATTACGATCTAGCAACGGTTGATTTTTATATTCGCCGTGAAGCATGGATTGCCGCTATAAACCGCAGCCAGCAAATTCAGAAGTTATACCCTGATACACAGGCTGCACGTAAATCGCTCCCATTAATGCTAACAGCCTACGAAAAATTAGGTTTACAAGAGCCAATAGAAAACACGAAAAAGCTGATTGCGTTAAACCCAGTCAACTAAATGCCCTTGTGGTATGAGTCAAATATGCAAACGGCAGCCACTTGGCTGCCGTTTTTGTATTCGTAAAGAATGAATATTCAGTTCAAGTAATAAAAGAGAGAGAGAAATACATGATATTGCGATTAACGCCTAAATAGTCACACGGTTAAACTTCGTTCAAACTCATGTTTTAAATCGAGAAACTTCCCTAGTTAGCACAAGCCACCAGCATCTCTAGTTCCTTCATACTGCCTTAAATATCTAGTCCTCGACAAGCACTTTATTGATAGTTTTTATTAAAAAATAAAACTTGGTCACAGAATTTTTTCTATTTATCTTTTAAAGACCAAAGTGTGATGCATATCACATTATAAAGCCGGGATTTTAGTAATCTGAAGTTAACCCAACAAGGGGTAGCACAAGAGGAAAGATAATTATGACATTAGAAATTACTGGTAAAAACATTGATATTACTCCTGCTATCCGTGAACGTCTCGAGTTTAAATTCAAGAAGTTAGAGAAGTTTCAGCTACCACTAGTCAATAAGCATGTGATGATTAGTAAAGAGCCAAGTAAGACATTTAAAATTGAAGCATCCGCCGCTATTCCTGGAGGAAAGATTGTCGCCTCAGCGGAGCACAATGACCTATTCGGTGCTATCACCGAGCTTTATCAAAAACTAGAACGTCAAATTAATAAGCAAGCACACAAACCTGCAGCACGCCGTGCTAGTCACAGTGACAAACCAGTCATTGAAGAAGATGAAGTCGAAGCAGTAGATGCATAGTAAATAAAAGAGGATTCCAAACAGCCCTGCTACTATAGCGGGGCTGTTTACTTTTAATGCCCCCCGCTTCAAATATCTAATAGAGTCTGAAGAAAGCCTTATATTGATCTTGACAAGATCACGTAGGATTAATAATGTGGAGGCGATTCGTTACGCAAGAAACAAGCTAAAGACGAATAGACAGCCTCCTCTGACCAAGGAGGCTTTTTTGTATCAGAAAAGCCGATACGTAAGCAGGGAATACAATGACCGAACAACACTACTCACTTGATGATATTCGTAAAAATGTTAGCCACATTGATAACGAGATACTTAAACTACTGTCTGAACGACGCTTACTGAGCTTAGAAGTCGCTAAAAGTAAAATTGGTACTGCGAAACCAGTACGCGATCAAGCACGAGAGCAAGAACTCTTGCTTCGTTTGATTAAAACAGGCAAGACGCAGCAGCTCGATGCTTTATATGTAACGCAAATTTTTCATACCATTATTGAAGACTCGGTATTATTTCAACAAGCGTATCTGCAAAAATTAGCGAACCCTGATAGCTTACAGCCTGTGGCTCGTGTGTCTTTCCTTGGAGCGAAAGGTTCATACTCTCACCTTGCAAGCCGTAACTACTTTAGCCGTAAGCAAACCAAACTCGTTGAGATGAGCTGTTCTACATTCCGTGATGTGTTGAACATTGTTGAAACAGGCAATGCTGATTATGGTGTGTTGCCAATTGAAAATACCAGCTCTGGTTCAATCAATGAAGTGTATGACTTACTGCAACACACTAGCTTATCGATCGTCGGTGAAATAACGCAACCGATTGAACATTGCTTGCTCACTGTTGGTGATGTCGATGTCAAAGGAATTAACACCTTATATTCCCACCCTCAGCCGCACCAACAGTGCAGTGAATACTTACATTCAATGGGCGACATCACACAAGAGTACTGCTCTAGTACTGCCGAAGCGATGCAAAAAGTGGCAGAGTTGAACCTACCGAATGTGGCTGCCATTGGTAATGCATCAAGTGGTAAACTTTACGGTCTTACCCCTGTAAAAGGGAATATTGCCAATCAACAAGAAAACTTCACTCGCTTCATTGTTGTTGCCCGTAAACCTGTCGATGTCACGTCATTGATCCCAGCAAAAAGTACCTTGATTATGTCTACGGCTCAGAAAGCGGGTTCACTGGTCGAATGTTTAATGGTATTGCGTAACTTGAACATTAATATGACCAAGCTAGAGTCACGCCCAGTGATCGGTAACCCATGGGAAGAGATGTTCTATTTAGATGTTGAAGAGAATTTAAAATCTGATGTGATGCAGCAAGCATTAGAAGAGTTAACACGTCTGACGCGCTTCATTAAAGTGCTAGGTTGTTACCCAAGCGAGAATATAAAACCTACAGAAGTTGAGATCGAAGAATAGTCCCCATATAAACGCGAGTATCTTATCTAGATACTCGCTTTTTTAATTCTTTCTTTATTGATTGATGTTACGAACGGTGGGTTGAATCGTTCGCTTGCCTTAACAAACCTTGGCTTTCAGCAAGGAAGTGTCCCGCATAATCACCGAACCAATGCTCGACCTGATTAAATGCTTGTTTGAACGCCTCTTTATCTTGCGTCTCAAGCATCTTGATAGCCTCACCAAAACGTTGGTGGAAGCGTTTAATCATCGCAACGTTTTGCGGCGCAGACATAATAATGTCGGCATACAATTGTGCATCTTGAGCAAACAAGCGACCGACCATTGCAAGTTCTAAGCGATAAATCGGTGAACTTAACGACATGAGTTGCTCGATCTTCGGATCTTCCTCTGCCAAATGCACACCATAAACAAATGACGTAAAGTGGCGTAAAGCTTGGATCAGCGTCATACCTTGATCATGTTCAATCGCACTAATACGATTTAGCGTTGCCCCCCAAATCTGAAATTGCTCAAGTAACCATTGGTAATTTTCAGGGTTTCGCCCATCGCAATACACAATCACTTGCTTCGCCAAGCTAGAAATATCGGGACCAAACATTGGATGTAAACCAATCACGGGGCCATTATGCACTTCTAGCATTGCCTGTAATGGGCCACTCTTGATCGAGGTTAAATCAGCAAGAATACAGTCATCTGGTAAGTTGGAAAGTTTACCAATGATTTGCTCAGTGATGTTAATCGGTACAGAGACGACAACCATACCCGCATCTGCAAGGATCTCATCCGCACGATCCCAATCTTGGCTGCCTAGTTGACGTACTTGGTAACCTGAAAGTTCAAATAAACGACAGAACAATCCACCTAGCTGACCATGCCCACCCACAACAACAATAGGGCGAAGTTCAGGCTTTAAGCATTTAAACCCTGAATCATTTTCACTCGAATAAGATTCACGCATGGTACGGCGCAAAATGTCTTCAATCAGATCAGGCGGCACACCTTTTTGCTCAGCTTCATGACGGCGTGAGGCTAACATTGCGGCTTCACGGTCTGGCGCATAAATAGGTAAACCATGCAGGCTTTTAACATGACCCACTTCTTCTACTAATGATAAACGGCGAGCTAAAAGCTCTACCATTTGCTGATCAACATCATCGATTTGATCTCTTAATTTGCTCAGTTCAGCAACCATGATCTCACTGTCCGTATTTGTCTGCTAAGTATCTGATGAATTAAATATTACCGTTTAGCATCGCGCTGTTTATTCAATGCAAAGAAAAAGCGCAGATTTATAAGCATAAATGGGCGCTTTTCTTTGGCTAAACCAGTATTACGTTTAAATGATACGAAGTATTTATCCTTCGCAGCGATCCTTTAAGAAAGGCGTTAATTCTTTACGCGTACGACGTAATAGTGTTTCTGTATCTTCCCAGCTGATACATGCATCGGTAATCGATACCCCATAAGCCATTTCTTCGCGCGGTAAATCAGCGCTTTGACTACCTTCATTTAAATGGCTTTCAATCATCAAACCAATGATCGATTTATTACCTTCACGGATTTGATGAAGTACATCTTCAGCGACTAATGGCTGACGACGGTAATCTTTACGTGAATTCGCATGGCTACAGTCTACCATCAAGGATGGTGAAAGACCTGACTGATGCATCTCATTTTCACACTCAGTAACCGAGACTGAATCATAATTCGTTTGCTTACCGCCACGTAAAATTACATGGCCATCAGGGTTTCCTTGGGTGTTCAACAGCGCCACCTGACCTTCTGGATTAATCCCCATAAAACGGTGCCCAGAAGCTGCAGCTTTCATGGCATTGATAGCCGTTGCCAAACTTCCATCAGTACCATTTTTAAACCCAACGGGCATTGAAAGGCCACTTGCCATTTCACGGTGTGTTTGTGATTCAGTGGTACGTGCACCAATGGCTGCCCAACTGAATAAATCACCTAAGTATTGAGGACTGATCGGATCAAGCGCTTCTGTTGCTAAAGGAATCCCCATTTCAACCAAGTCAATGAGTAGCTGACGACCAATGTGTAAACCTTCTTCCACTTCAAAAGAGCCATCAAGATGCGGGTCATTGATAAGACCTTTCCAACCAACTGTTGTACGTGGTTTTTCAAAATAAACGCGCATTACAATGTACAGTTGATCACTTAGCTCTTCAGAAAGCTGCTTCAATTTTTGGGCGTACGCTTTCGCTGCGTCAATATCGTGAATTGAGCATGGTCCGCATACCACGAGTAAACGGTGGTCACGCTTGTGAGTAATATCTGCAATGGTTTGACGAGATTCACGAATGAAGTTCAGTGCTGTTTCACTGAGTGGCAACCTGGCTTTTAGTTGTTGAGGAGTGATCAATACGCATTCATCTTGAATATGTACATTATTCAGTTGGTCTTTTTGCATGGTGGCTTTCCTCAATCTATTCTGGGTAGTAGAAGGCAAAGCCGTTCTCACTAACTATATTCAATATTTAGCAGGTATCTCCTGCTCTCTGGTTAACAACATAACAAGTGATTTCCCTCCTTGGCAATACCCTGTAAAGAATATATACCACTCGTAAACTTAAGTTTACACTAAATGGTTTTTTGGCTATCTGAACAAACACAGGTAACCTATCTAAAGAGCCCACTCGTTCAACACTATTATCATGGAACTGATTTTTTCATTACTCCAACAGCTCAGTGTTTATTTAGTTATTGCTTATCTACTAAGTAAAACCCCGTTGTTTATGCCACTCACTACGGTATCTGGCCGATTATCCCAACGTTTTTCATGTTATGTCTTATTCTCTCTTTTTTGTATTTTAGGCACCTACTTTGGCCTCAACATTGAAGATGCTATCGCGAATACACGCGCGATAGGTGCTGTAATGGGAGGGTTACTCGGTGGGCCCATTGTGGGGTTTGCTGTGGGCTTAACTGGCGGCATGCACCGTTACAGCATGGGAGGCTTTACTGATGTCGCTTGCGCTATCTCTACCACAACTGAAGGGTTGCTTGGTGGGCTCTTACACAGCTACTACGTACGCCGCGGGCAAGTCGACCAGCTTTACAGGCCTTTCATCGTTTTCACGATTACATTAGTCGCTGAAATCATTCAAATGTTTATCATTTTAATCGTGGCTGAACCCTACGATAAAGCCTTACACCTTGTCAGCGCCATAGCCTTACCAATGGTCATTGCTAACTCGTTAGGCGCAGCTTTATTCATGAGTATCATTCAAGATAGAAAAACGATTTATGAAAAATATTCAGCTGCATTTTCCAGTCGAGCATTAAAAATAGCCCAACGCTCTGTCGGCATTTTAAGCCAAGGATTTAATGAAGAAAGTACAAAAAAAATAGCCAAAATCGTTTATGAGGAAACGGGCGTTGGCGCAGTTGCCATTACAGATCGAGATAAAATATTAGCGTTTATTGGTATCGGTGATGATCACCATTTACCCGGTACACCAATATCGTCTGGCTATACTCGTCGATCGATAGATAACTGCGAATTGGTTTACGCAGATGGCCATGATATGCCTTACTGTTGTTCGCTAAGCAACCGCTGTAAATTAGGCTCTGCACTTGTTATTCCTTTAGTGGGAGGAAATAACGATGTGCTAGGAACAATAAAACTGTACGAACCAAAGCGTAAACTATTCTCTACAGTGAACCTAACATTAGGTGAAGGCATTGCTAAATTGCTTTCAAATCAAATTTTAACTGGACGCTATGAACAACAACAAATCTTACTGACTCAAGCAGAGCTGCGTTTACTACAAGCCCAAGTTAATCC is drawn from Photobacterium profundum SS9 and contains these coding sequences:
- the pheA gene encoding prephenate dehydratase yields the protein MTEQHYSLDDIRKNVSHIDNEILKLLSERRLLSLEVAKSKIGTAKPVRDQAREQELLLRLIKTGKTQQLDALYVTQIFHTIIEDSVLFQQAYLQKLANPDSLQPVARVSFLGAKGSYSHLASRNYFSRKQTKLVEMSCSTFRDVLNIVETGNADYGVLPIENTSSGSINEVYDLLQHTSLSIVGEITQPIEHCLLTVGDVDVKGINTLYSHPQPHQQCSEYLHSMGDITQEYCSSTAEAMQKVAELNLPNVAAIGNASSGKLYGLTPVKGNIANQQENFTRFIVVARKPVDVTSLIPAKSTLIMSTAQKAGSLVECLMVLRNLNINMTKLESRPVIGNPWEEMFYLDVEENLKSDVMQQALEELTRLTRFIKVLGCYPSENIKPTEVEIEE
- the tyrA gene encoding bifunctional chorismate mutase/prephenate dehydrogenase is translated as MVAELSKLRDQIDDVDQQMVELLARRLSLVEEVGHVKSLHGLPIYAPDREAAMLASRRHEAEQKGVPPDLIEDILRRTMRESYSSENDSGFKCLKPELRPIVVVGGHGQLGGLFCRLFELSGYQVRQLGSQDWDRADEILADAGMVVVSVPINITEQIIGKLSNLPDDCILADLTSIKSGPLQAMLEVHNGPVIGLHPMFGPDISSLAKQVIVYCDGRNPENYQWLLEQFQIWGATLNRISAIEHDQGMTLIQALRHFTSFVYGVHLAEEDPKIEQLMSLSSPIYRLELAMVGRLFAQDAQLYADIIMSAPQNVAMIKRFHQRFGEAIKMLETQDKEAFKQAFNQVEHWFGDYAGHFLAESQGLLRQANDSTHRS
- a CDS encoding sensor histidine kinase, producing MELIFSLLQQLSVYLVIAYLLSKTPLFMPLTTVSGRLSQRFSCYVLFSLFCILGTYFGLNIEDAIANTRAIGAVMGGLLGGPIVGFAVGLTGGMHRYSMGGFTDVACAISTTTEGLLGGLLHSYYVRRGQVDQLYRPFIVFTITLVAEIIQMFIILIVAEPYDKALHLVSAIALPMVIANSLGAALFMSIIQDRKTIYEKYSAAFSSRALKIAQRSVGILSQGFNEESTKKIAKIVYEETGVGAVAITDRDKILAFIGIGDDHHLPGTPISSGYTRRSIDNCELVYADGHDMPYCCSLSNRCKLGSALVIPLVGGNNDVLGTIKLYEPKRKLFSTVNLTLGEGIAKLLSNQILTGRYEQQQILLTQAELRLLQAQVNPHFLFNALNTISAIIRRDPDKARQLIQHLSQFFRRNLKQNIETVTISEELQHVRSYLEIELARFSDRLNVEIIVPDELMSINLPTFTLQPLVENAIKHGTSSLLENGQIIIRGYVFDNHLVLEVEDNAGTYQPVSEESGLGMKIVDKRLKNMFGQQYGLKMSSQPNIWTRATITLPEDKTLQHNDINKTYTAENK
- a CDS encoding 3-deoxy-7-phosphoheptulonate synthase, producing the protein MQKDQLNNVHIQDECVLITPQQLKARLPLSETALNFIRESRQTIADITHKRDHRLLVVCGPCSIHDIDAAKAYAQKLKQLSEELSDQLYIVMRVYFEKPRTTVGWKGLINDPHLDGSFEVEEGLHIGRQLLIDLVEMGIPLATEALDPISPQYLGDLFSWAAIGARTTESQTHREMASGLSMPVGFKNGTDGSLATAINAMKAAASGHRFMGINPEGQVALLNTQGNPDGHVILRGGKQTNYDSVSVTECENEMHQSGLSPSLMVDCSHANSRKDYRRQPLVAEDVLHQIREGNKSIIGLMIESHLNEGSQSADLPREEMAYGVSITDACISWEDTETLLRRTRKELTPFLKDRCEG
- the bamD gene encoding outer membrane protein assembly factor BamD, translating into MKRLTITTLLAVAILSGCSSTEEVVPDVPPAELYVTAQQALQSGSWTTAIERLETLDSRYPFGAYSEQVQLDLIYAYYKNDDLALGEATIARFNRLNPAHEKSDWVLYMRGLTQMAQDRSFMHDIFSIDRHDRDPEPARKAFRDFKRLLDRYPNSQYAADAKARMIFIKNRLADYDLATVDFYIRREAWIAAINRSQQIQKLYPDTQAARKSLPLMLTAYEKLGLQEPIENTKKLIALNPVN
- the hpf gene encoding ribosome hibernation-promoting factor, HPF/YfiA family, producing the protein MTLEITGKNIDITPAIRERLEFKFKKLEKFQLPLVNKHVMISKEPSKTFKIEASAAIPGGKIVASAEHNDLFGAITELYQKLERQINKQAHKPAARRASHSDKPVIEEDEVEAVDA